The proteins below are encoded in one region of Corvus hawaiiensis isolate bCorHaw1 chromosome 3, bCorHaw1.pri.cur, whole genome shotgun sequence:
- the PREPL gene encoding prolyl endopeptidase-like isoform X5, with the protein MKVRMCCAGLRNLLQGLRFSAKYYSKHNLPQTMCPYSKSKPIKCCILDCSESMCTHRTAPPGSILPCRFFSCKEGTKVPSKRKQNTSRVTSDLLHKNLLKSEQENWNDISPTYKAVTKRIKGKLEELHNMYTRNSGSPRMRFGENVYFEENGCIFLAKADDDEGNADILFSIEDLGFSDAFIQRIRISPDQSYMAISLKSENSEEATCIIMKLGNFPVVEKVIPSVFSFEWAANDVLYYTTQKNLKCQNVFMTTFTYQKHTKLVYTEHDARFFVDLYCTKDRRFLTINSNSKTTSEVWLVDCTHPFESPALVQARTPGVFYHIEHRKEQLYILTTYGEPAEYKLMKAPVACSGKDNWQLVYALEKKTKLVDFEMFSDDCIMFLKNAGHLYLNVISFVSHLVQSIQLPTWACEFELESHLEHTTSTCYFQLSSPVHPPKRFAYSFKENNLIEQAVQEVPIITNCHTTRLLAKSKDETLVPITVFHNKNSKELHRRPLLVHVYGAYGIDLNMSFKEEKLMLIEEGWILAYCHVRGGGEQGLSWHRDGCQRNKLKGLHDLRACIMLLHELGFSQPKHTALAAASAGGVLAGALCNTDPALIRAVVLQAPFVDVLNTMMKTHLPLTIEEQEEWGNPLEDEICMKYIKSYCPYQNIKPQCYPSVFITAYENDERTPLTGILQYVQKLRKAALDHASRKSKKGNWIPNIILDVQANGSHCDSSWEHSLNEVARHLAFLSRELEEVCHPQHHSKPCK; encoded by the exons ATGAAGGTTAGGATGTGCTGCGCTGGACTGCGAAATCTTCTCCAAGGGCTGCGCTTCAGTGCCAAGTACTACTCTAAGCATAACCTTCCTCAAACAATGTGTCCTTACAGTAAAAGTAAACCAATAAAGTGCTGCATCCTGGACTGTTCAGAAAGTATGTGCACCCACAGGACTGCACCACCTGGAAGCATCCTGCCGTGCAGATTCTTTTCCTGCAAG GAAGGAACAAAAGTCCCTTccaaaaggaagcaaaacacATCCAGAGTAACTTCAGACCTCTTGCACAAGAACCTTCTgaaatcagagcaggaaaacTGGAATGACATTTCACCAACATACAAAGCTGTGACAAAGAGAATCAAAGGAAAACTGGAAGAATTGCACAACATGTATACACGCAATTCAGGAAGCCCAAGG ATGAGGTTTGGAGAGAATGTGTACTTCGAAGAGAATGGCTGCATATTTCTTGCAAAAGCAGATGATG ATGAAGGAAATGCTGACATTTTATTCAGTATTGAAGATCTTGGCTTTTCTGATGCCTTTATTCAACGGATCAGAATTTCACCAGATCAAAGTTACATGGCCATCAgcttaaaaagtgaaaattctgAAGAGGCAACCTGCATTATTATGAAACTTGGTAATTTTCCTGTTGTGGAAAAAGTAATTCCAAGTGTATTTAGCTTTG aatgggCTGCAAATGATGTTCTGTATTACACAACTCAGAAGAACCTTAAATGCCAGAATGTGTTCATGACCACTttcacttaccaaaaacatacTAAGTTAGTTTATACAGAACATGATGCAAG ATTCTTTGTAGACCTTTATTGCACAAAAGACAGGCGTTTTCTCACTATCAACAGCAACAGCAAGACAACCTCAGAAGTTTGGCTGGTTGACTGCACACATCCCTTTGAGTCACCTGCTCTCGTGCAAGCACGAACCCCAGGGGTCTTTTACCACATCGAGCACAGAAAGGAGCAGTTGTACATTCTTACTACATATGGAGAACCTGCAGAATATAAG ttGATGAAGGCACCAGTAGCTTGCAGTGGCAAGGACAACTGGCAGTTAGTTTatgcactggaaaagaaaaccaagctaGTAGACTTTGAGATGTTCAGTGATGACTGTATTATGTTCCTGAAGAACGCTGGTCATCTTTACTTAAatgtgatttcttttgtttcacacCTAGTTCAGTCAATACAG CTACCTACGTGGGCCTGTGAATTTGAATTGGAATCTCATCTTGAACATACCACCAGCACTTGCTATTTTCAGCTCTCCTCCCCAGTACACCCCCCTAAGCGTTTTGCatattcatttaaagaaaataatctcattGAACAAGCTGTGCAAGAGGTACCAATTATTACGAATTGTCACACTACACGTTTACTAGCTAAAAGCAAG GATGAAACTTTGGTGCCAATTACAGTTTTTCATAATAAGAATTCTAAAGAACTACACAGGAGACCACTTCTAGTTCATGTATATGGAGCTTATGGCATAGATTTGAACATGAGCTTTAAAGAAGAGAAGCTGATGTTAATTGAAGAGGGTTGGATATTAGCATATTGCCATGTTAG gggtggaggagagcagggcctTAGCTGGCACAGAGATGGATGTCAGCGTAATAAACTCAAAGGTCTCCATGACCTCAGGGCTTGCATCATGCTGCTGCACGAACTGGGATTTTCTCAGCCCAAACacacagcactggcagctgccagtgctgggggagTTCTTGCAGGAGCCCTGTGCAACACTGATCCAGCACTGATCAGAGCCGTGGTTTTACAG GCTCCTTTCGTAGATGTTCTAAATACAATGATGAAAACTCATCTCCCACTGACAATTGAGGAACAAGAAGAATGGGGAAATCCATTAGAAGATGAAATATGTATGAAGTATATCAAAAGCTATTGCCCATACCAGAATATTAAGCCACAG TGTTATCCGTCAGTTTTTATCACGGCGTATGAAAACGATGAACGGACACCACTAACGGGAATCTTACAGTATGTTCAGAAACTCAGGAAGGCTGCACTAGATCATGCCAGCCGAAAGAGTAAGAAAG GAAATTGGATTCCTAATATTATCTTAGATGTCCAGGCAAATGGCAGTCATTGTGATTCATCCTGGGAGCACTCACTGAATGAG gTTGCAAGACACCTTGCTTTTCTGAGCAGAGAACTTGAGGAAGTGTGCCATCCCCAACATCACAGCAAACCTTGCAAATAG
- the PREPL gene encoding prolyl endopeptidase-like isoform X6 produces MKVRMCCAGLRNLLQGLRFSAKYYSKHNLPQTMCPYSKSKPIKCCILDCSESMCTHRTAPPGSILPCRFFSCKQEGTKVPSKRKQNTSRVTSDLLHKNLLKSEQENWNDISPTYKAVTKRIKGKLEELHNMYTRNSGSPRMRFGENVYFEENGCIFLAKADDVDEGNADILFSIEDLGFSDAFIQRIRISPDQSYMAISLKSENSEEATCIIMKLGNFPVVEKVIPSVFSFEWAANDVLYYTTQKNLKCQNVFMTTFTYQKHTKLVYTEHDARFFVDLYCTKDRRFLTINSNSKTTSEVWLVDCTHPFESPALVQARTPGVFYHIEHRKEQLYILTTYGEPAEYKLMKAPVACSGKDNWQLVYALEKKTKLVDFEMFSDDCIMFLKNAGHLYLNVISFVSHLVQSIQLPTWACEFELESHLEHTTSTCYFQLSSPVHPPKRFAYSFKENNLIEQAVQEVPIITNCHTTRLLAKSKDETLVPITVFHNKNSKELHRRPLLVHVYGAYGIDLNMSFKEEKLMLIEEGWILAYCHVRGGGEQGLSWHRDGCQRNKLKGLHDLRACIMLLHELGFSQPKHTALAAASAGGVLAGALCNTDPALIRAVVLQCYPSVFITAYENDERTPLTGILQYVQKLRKAALDHASRKSKKVITSFIVPGNWIPNIILDVQANGSHCDSSWEHSLNEVARHLAFLSRELEEVCHPQHHSKPCK; encoded by the exons ATGAAGGTTAGGATGTGCTGCGCTGGACTGCGAAATCTTCTCCAAGGGCTGCGCTTCAGTGCCAAGTACTACTCTAAGCATAACCTTCCTCAAACAATGTGTCCTTACAGTAAAAGTAAACCAATAAAGTGCTGCATCCTGGACTGTTCAGAAAGTATGTGCACCCACAGGACTGCACCACCTGGAAGCATCCTGCCGTGCAGATTCTTTTCCTGCAAG CAGGAAGGAACAAAAGTCCCTTccaaaaggaagcaaaacacATCCAGAGTAACTTCAGACCTCTTGCACAAGAACCTTCTgaaatcagagcaggaaaacTGGAATGACATTTCACCAACATACAAAGCTGTGACAAAGAGAATCAAAGGAAAACTGGAAGAATTGCACAACATGTATACACGCAATTCAGGAAGCCCAAGG ATGAGGTTTGGAGAGAATGTGTACTTCGAAGAGAATGGCTGCATATTTCTTGCAAAAGCAGATGATG TAGATGAAGGAAATGCTGACATTTTATTCAGTATTGAAGATCTTGGCTTTTCTGATGCCTTTATTCAACGGATCAGAATTTCACCAGATCAAAGTTACATGGCCATCAgcttaaaaagtgaaaattctgAAGAGGCAACCTGCATTATTATGAAACTTGGTAATTTTCCTGTTGTGGAAAAAGTAATTCCAAGTGTATTTAGCTTTG aatgggCTGCAAATGATGTTCTGTATTACACAACTCAGAAGAACCTTAAATGCCAGAATGTGTTCATGACCACTttcacttaccaaaaacatacTAAGTTAGTTTATACAGAACATGATGCAAG ATTCTTTGTAGACCTTTATTGCACAAAAGACAGGCGTTTTCTCACTATCAACAGCAACAGCAAGACAACCTCAGAAGTTTGGCTGGTTGACTGCACACATCCCTTTGAGTCACCTGCTCTCGTGCAAGCACGAACCCCAGGGGTCTTTTACCACATCGAGCACAGAAAGGAGCAGTTGTACATTCTTACTACATATGGAGAACCTGCAGAATATAAG ttGATGAAGGCACCAGTAGCTTGCAGTGGCAAGGACAACTGGCAGTTAGTTTatgcactggaaaagaaaaccaagctaGTAGACTTTGAGATGTTCAGTGATGACTGTATTATGTTCCTGAAGAACGCTGGTCATCTTTACTTAAatgtgatttcttttgtttcacacCTAGTTCAGTCAATACAG CTACCTACGTGGGCCTGTGAATTTGAATTGGAATCTCATCTTGAACATACCACCAGCACTTGCTATTTTCAGCTCTCCTCCCCAGTACACCCCCCTAAGCGTTTTGCatattcatttaaagaaaataatctcattGAACAAGCTGTGCAAGAGGTACCAATTATTACGAATTGTCACACTACACGTTTACTAGCTAAAAGCAAG GATGAAACTTTGGTGCCAATTACAGTTTTTCATAATAAGAATTCTAAAGAACTACACAGGAGACCACTTCTAGTTCATGTATATGGAGCTTATGGCATAGATTTGAACATGAGCTTTAAAGAAGAGAAGCTGATGTTAATTGAAGAGGGTTGGATATTAGCATATTGCCATGTTAG gggtggaggagagcagggcctTAGCTGGCACAGAGATGGATGTCAGCGTAATAAACTCAAAGGTCTCCATGACCTCAGGGCTTGCATCATGCTGCTGCACGAACTGGGATTTTCTCAGCCCAAACacacagcactggcagctgccagtgctgggggagTTCTTGCAGGAGCCCTGTGCAACACTGATCCAGCACTGATCAGAGCCGTGGTTTTACAG TGTTATCCGTCAGTTTTTATCACGGCGTATGAAAACGATGAACGGACACCACTAACGGGAATCTTACAGTATGTTCAGAAACTCAGGAAGGCTGCACTAGATCATGCCAGCCGAAAGAGTAAGAAAG TGATCACCAGCTTCATTGTTCCAGGAAATTGGATTCCTAATATTATCTTAGATGTCCAGGCAAATGGCAGTCATTGTGATTCATCCTGGGAGCACTCACTGAATGAG gTTGCAAGACACCTTGCTTTTCTGAGCAGAGAACTTGAGGAAGTGTGCCATCCCCAACATCACAGCAAACCTTGCAAATAG